A section of the Alkalihalobacillus sp. LMS39 genome encodes:
- the rsfS gene encoding ribosome silencing factor, with product MTENNVLEIAVKACDDKKAENIVAMDMKGISLMAEYFVICHGNSEKQVQAIAYEVKKAAQEQGMDLKRLEGYDQARWVLIDLGDVIVHVFHKDERLFYNLEKLWGDAPVVQLEGVLR from the coding sequence ATGACGGAAAATAACGTATTAGAAATAGCGGTAAAAGCGTGTGATGACAAAAAGGCAGAGAATATTGTGGCTATGGATATGAAAGGGATTTCTTTAATGGCGGAATACTTTGTCATTTGTCACGGAAATTCAGAAAAGCAAGTCCAAGCCATTGCGTACGAGGTGAAAAAAGCCGCACAGGAGCAAGGTATGGATTTAAAAAGGCTAGAAGGATATGACCAAGCAAGATGGGTTTTAATCGATTTAGGAGATGTTATTGTCCACGTATTCCATAAAGATGAAAGGTTATTTTACAATCTTGAAAAACTGTGGGGAGATGCACCTGTTGTTCAATTAGAAGGTGTGTTGCGATAA
- the yqeK gene encoding bis(5'-nucleosyl)-tetraphosphatase (symmetrical) YqeK, which produces MEREKALEIVKAHLTEHRYTHTVGVMETAILLAKKYGQNKEKAELAAIFHDYAKFRPKDEMKDLLLQQQIAVDMLDYGDELLHAPCGAYLVKQEVGIDDEEVLQAIESHTTGRPNMTMLEKIIFISDYIEPNRIFPGVEEVRQVTFQDIDEGILMSIKNTVTFLMKKNQLVYPGTLATYNEMVQSRQNKRRVKNDGK; this is translated from the coding sequence ATGGAGAGGGAAAAAGCACTTGAAATTGTAAAAGCTCATCTAACCGAACATAGGTATACCCATACGGTTGGTGTCATGGAAACTGCAATTTTACTTGCAAAAAAATATGGACAAAATAAAGAAAAAGCAGAATTAGCAGCGATTTTTCATGATTATGCTAAATTTCGTCCTAAAGATGAAATGAAGGACCTTCTCCTACAACAGCAAATAGCAGTGGATATGCTTGATTATGGAGATGAATTGTTACATGCTCCTTGTGGTGCTTATCTTGTAAAACAAGAAGTTGGTATCGATGATGAAGAAGTATTGCAAGCCATTGAATCTCATACTACAGGTCGCCCAAATATGACGATGCTAGAGAAAATCATATTTATTTCTGATTATATCGAACCAAATCGGATCTTTCCAGGGGTGGAAGAAGTTCGACAAGTCACATTTCAAGATATAGATGAAGGAATTCTTATGTCGATAAAAAATACAGTGACTTTTCTTATGAAGAAAAACCAACTCGTTTATCCTGGTACATTAGCGACGTATAACGAAATGGTACAAAGTAGGCAAAATAAAAGGAGGGTAAAAAATGACGGAAAATAA
- a CDS encoding nicotinate-nucleotide adenylyltransferase, translating to MKKIGILGGTFDPPHLGHLLIAEEVRSQLALDEIWFMPSYIPPHKTRDDLSSSVERKTMVELAIKDNGYFSLSTLEIERKGRSYTIDTMKQLKAKYEDVAFYFIIGGDMIEQLHTWVEIEYLLGLVTFVGLKRPQFDHNTPYKNQIIEVDVPQVDISSSLIRQRVSRGESIRYLVPDPVGTFIRERGLYGEGKST from the coding sequence ATGAAGAAAATTGGTATTTTAGGGGGGACTTTTGATCCTCCGCATCTAGGTCACTTATTAATTGCAGAAGAAGTAAGGTCACAACTGGCATTGGATGAGATTTGGTTTATGCCGTCTTATATTCCCCCTCACAAAACTCGTGATGATCTTTCTTCGTCTGTTGAAAGAAAAACAATGGTAGAATTAGCGATTAAAGATAATGGATATTTTTCACTCTCGACATTAGAAATTGAAAGAAAAGGGCGTTCATATACGATTGACACAATGAAGCAATTAAAAGCAAAGTATGAAGATGTAGCATTTTATTTTATTATCGGTGGGGATATGATTGAACAGCTTCATACATGGGTGGAGATTGAGTACTTATTAGGGTTAGTCACCTTCGTTGGACTAAAACGCCCACAATTTGATCACAATACGCCATATAAAAATCAAATTATTGAGGTGGATGTACCACAAGTTGATATTTCCTCCTCGTTAATACGACAACGAGTTAGTCGTGGGGAAAGTATTCGCTATTTAGTACCTGATCCGGTTGGTACGTTTATTCGAGAGAGGGGATTATATGGAGAGGGAAAAAGCACTTGA
- the yhbY gene encoding ribosome assembly RNA-binding protein YhbY — MLTGKQKRFLRAKAHHLQPIFQVGKGGVNENMIKQIEEALEARELLKISVLQNCDEDKDEIAEMLKVGAKAELVQVIGNTIVLYKESRENKAIELP; from the coding sequence ATGTTAACTGGAAAACAAAAACGATTTTTGCGAGCGAAGGCTCATCATTTACAACCGATTTTTCAAGTTGGAAAAGGTGGAGTAAATGAAAACATGATTAAACAAATTGAGGAAGCACTAGAAGCAAGAGAATTACTAAAGATAAGTGTGCTACAAAATTGTGATGAAGATAAAGATGAAATAGCAGAAATGTTAAAGGTTGGAGCAAAAGCAGAGCTCGTTCAAGTGATTGGGAATACGATCGTATTATATAAAGAATCAAGAGAAAATAAAGCGATTGAATTACCTTAA
- the aroE gene encoding shikimate dehydrogenase has product MGKLFGLLGNPVGHSLSPAMHNEMFTFLQLPHYYHAFNVEETQLETAVAGIKALGIAGFNVTIPHKVAIMKYLDEIDDEAKKIGAVNTVVVEEGKLIGYNTDGRGYLASLLDVTGLTLQQKSVLVIGAGGAARAIVTVLVSHGVGDMTICNRTKEKANTLASETMTKSISIKDAEQQLATFDLIINTTSVGMSPNINEMPLSLEKMKKGTVVSDLIYNPLETKLLKEAKKKNALIVEGVGMFVGQGALAFEKWTGIQPDRNKMKELVLKELGGSLC; this is encoded by the coding sequence ATGGGGAAACTATTTGGCCTTTTAGGGAATCCTGTTGGGCATTCATTATCGCCGGCGATGCATAATGAAATGTTTACTTTTTTACAGTTGCCACATTATTATCACGCTTTTAATGTTGAAGAAACTCAATTGGAAACAGCTGTTGCTGGTATTAAAGCATTAGGCATTGCTGGTTTTAATGTTACGATCCCACACAAAGTGGCCATTATGAAATATTTAGATGAAATAGATGATGAGGCTAAGAAAATTGGTGCCGTTAATACAGTTGTAGTAGAAGAAGGGAAATTGATTGGCTATAACACAGATGGAAGAGGATATTTAGCATCCTTACTTGACGTGACCGGTCTGACGCTACAACAAAAGTCTGTACTTGTTATTGGAGCAGGAGGAGCGGCTAGAGCGATCGTTACAGTCCTAGTTTCTCACGGTGTAGGTGATATGACCATTTGTAATCGGACAAAAGAAAAAGCAAATACCCTTGCTAGTGAGACAATGACAAAGTCAATTAGTATAAAAGACGCAGAACAACAGCTAGCTACTTTTGATTTAATTATAAATACCACTTCGGTTGGGATGAGTCCCAATATAAATGAGATGCCTTTAAGCTTGGAAAAAATGAAAAAAGGCACAGTTGTAAGTGATTTAATTTATAACCCGCTTGAAACAAAACTTCTTAAAGAAGCGAAAAAGAAAAATGCTTTAATTGTTGAAGGAGTCGGGATGTTTGTTGGACAAGGCGCACTTGCCTTTGAAAAGTGGACAGGCATTCAACCTGACCGTAATAAAATGAAAGAGCTTGTATTAAAGGAACTTGGAGGTTCATTATGTTAA